From the genome of Pantoea alfalfae, one region includes:
- the nfsA gene encoding oxygen-insensitive NADPH nitroreductase, translated as MTPTIDLLCSHRSIRAFTDQPVSEAQREAIINAAQSASTSSFLQCSSIIRITDKALRDKLVTLTGGQTWVADAPEFWVFCADFNRHLQICPDAQLGRAEQLLLGCVDTALMGQNAMVAAESLDLGGVFIGGIRNSIAEVTELLGLPKFVLPLFGFCLGHPESKPDVKPRMPHAMLVHENRYQPLDPAVLAEYDSRTELYYQQRDSNQRSETWSELIQRLIVKETRPFMLDYLHQQGWATR; from the coding sequence ATGACACCGACCATTGATTTACTGTGCAGCCACCGTTCAATCCGCGCCTTTACTGACCAGCCGGTCAGCGAAGCCCAGCGTGAAGCGATTATTAATGCGGCGCAATCGGCGTCCACATCCAGCTTTTTACAGTGTTCTTCTATTATCCGTATCACCGACAAAGCGCTGCGTGACAAGCTGGTGACGCTGACGGGCGGACAGACGTGGGTCGCGGATGCGCCTGAGTTCTGGGTTTTCTGCGCTGATTTTAATCGCCACCTGCAGATTTGCCCGGATGCGCAACTGGGACGTGCCGAGCAGTTGCTGCTGGGCTGCGTCGACACCGCGCTGATGGGACAGAACGCGATGGTCGCAGCGGAATCGCTGGATCTGGGCGGCGTCTTTATCGGCGGCATTCGTAACAGCATTGCGGAAGTGACCGAGCTGCTGGGCCTGCCAAAATTTGTGCTGCCGCTGTTTGGTTTCTGCCTGGGGCATCCGGAGTCAAAGCCGGACGTCAAACCGCGTATGCCGCATGCGATGCTGGTGCATGAAAACCGCTATCAGCCACTGGATCCGGCAGTGCTGGCAGAATACGACAGCCGCACAGAACTCTATTATCAGCAGCGCGACAGCAACCAGCGTAGCGAAACCTGGAGCGAGCTGATTCAGCGGCTGATCGTTAAAGAGACGCGTCCGTTTATGCTCGACTATCTGCATCAGCAGGGCTGGGCCACGCGTTAA
- a CDS encoding DUF1418 family protein, protein MQSVARLPRFILVLEAAGGLLILGALLLINHWLPLPDKADARTLATVLFIAGVVLMLPAAWLLMWRTAKAIAPQLFNQIDKKR, encoded by the coding sequence ATGCAGAGTGTGGCCAGATTACCCCGGTTTATCCTGGTGCTGGAGGCGGCTGGCGGCCTGTTAATTCTGGGTGCGCTGCTGCTGATCAACCACTGGCTGCCGCTGCCAGACAAGGCTGATGCCAGAACGCTGGCTACCGTGCTGTTCATCGCCGGCGTGGTGCTGATGCTGCCTGCTGCCTGGCTATTGATGTGGCGCACCGCGAAAGCTATCGCGCCACAGCTGTTTAATCAGATTGATAAAAAAAGATAA
- a CDS encoding GrxA family glutaredoxin: MIAVIFGRPGCPYCVRAHELADKLTAERDDFSYQYVDINAEGITKADLEASAGKPVSTVPQIFVDEKHIGGYTEFAAWTKENLGFVA; encoded by the coding sequence ATGATTGCTGTTATTTTTGGTCGTCCGGGCTGTCCCTACTGTGTCCGTGCCCATGAACTGGCCGACAAACTGACCGCGGAGCGCGATGACTTTAGCTATCAGTATGTTGATATTAATGCAGAAGGCATTACTAAAGCCGATCTGGAAGCCAGCGCCGGTAAACCGGTCAGTACCGTGCCACAGATTTTCGTGGACGAAAAACATATTGGTGGCTACACCGAGTTTGCGGCCTGGACCAAAGAGAATCTGGGATTTGTCGCGTAA
- the ybjM gene encoding inner membrane protein YbjM, translating to MPQRSYLWTTRLCGVVMYSLVFVFTCHFWQVGPGPLRGQPELLLFMLPGIVMALMQVESPLKSTLLMGLWGTLLAALLLNNSLFIHSSGLFAIAWSLSALFWAGCGALLVRLMQIVMASLN from the coding sequence ATGCCGCAGCGTTCTTATCTCTGGACTACCCGCCTGTGCGGCGTGGTGATGTACAGTCTGGTGTTTGTTTTTACCTGTCACTTCTGGCAGGTCGGTCCCGGCCCGCTTCGTGGTCAGCCCGAATTACTGCTCTTTATGTTACCTGGTATTGTGATGGCGTTGATGCAGGTGGAAAGCCCGTTAAAAAGCACGCTGCTGATGGGGCTCTGGGGAACGTTGCTGGCAGCACTGCTGCTCAATAACAGCCTGTTTATTCACAGCAGCGGACTGTTTGCCATCGCATGGAGTCTCAGTGCGCTGTTCTGGGCAGGCTGCGGGGCGTTGCTGGTACGGTTAATGCAGATTGTGATGGCGTCGCTCAACTAA